CGCCACGATTGCGGCCGTCGATCGCGACTTCCAGGTCGCCGCTTGCAAGGCGCGTCATCACGTCGGCGACGCGCTTCAGCGGACCGCGCAGGGTTTCCACGAGCATGAGGCCGCCGATGATGGCAAGCAGCGTTCCGACGATCATGGCGATGACCGAGACGTTGGCCGAACGCTCGCTATCTTCCTTGCCAAGTTCCTGTGCCTGGGCGACGAAGCCGCGCAGCGAGGTCATCGCATCGGCCAGCAAGGTGTTGGACTGAACACGCGTCGTCTTCCAATCGGCTGCCGTCTGCAGCAGATCGGCCGATCCATTGGTCAAGCCCTCGATCAGCGGCTTCATGTGAGCCGCAAAATCGCGCATGGTGGCGTTGGTCGGGCCGAGCTCCGAAATCCTTGCAGCTATGCTCTGCAGATCCTTGAGATCCGCAAGTACCGGTTCGCGTGAGGCTGCATCGCGAACGTTTTCCATGCGCGAGGCATGCAATATCAGGCGATCGACGAGACTAAGCGCCTGATCGACATGATCCAGAAGCTCCTTTTGGCCATCGATGATCTTATCGAGGCTGACGAAACGATCGGCGGCGGTATCGCTGTTCTTGGCCGACTGCAGGGTCATCTCGCCTTCGATCTTCACGAAGCTCTGCAGGATCGGCCCCATCGCCTCGACCTTCTGGTCGGGCGTGCCGGAGCCCTTCAATACGGCATCGAGCTTGTCGGCAGCATCGGAGGCATTGGCGACGAGGCTGGCGCCGCGCTTGGAAACGAGTGCCTTGGAAACCGTCACCTGCTTCAGGATAGCGTCCGCGTAGGTGCGCGCGTCTGAAATCTCCTCGGTGGAGTCGGCAGCCATCTGCACCTGGATGCGCAGATTGCTCATCTTCTCCGACAGGCCCTTATAGGCGGCAGCATCGTAGAGCAGCTCCTTGGCGAAGGTTTCCTTGTCGCTGAAATCCTTGCGGATGATGTCGATCTGCTTGCCGGCCGCCTTTGCGGTCGCCTCGATATTCTGCACCGCCTTCTGGATGGTTTGGATATCGCCATCCTGCTTCTGCCTGATGGACCAGAGCGTCGCTTCCTGCGTGCGCATCTTGGCGGCAAGCTCGGTGACCGGAGTGATCTTGGCGCGTTGATCGTCACTGAGCAACCCGCTTAAGCGGCGCACGCCCTGTTCCTGCGCGTCGATCTTGTCGGCCAGCGCCTGGCGTGTCTCTTCCGAAGGCGACCCGGTGAATTCCTGCAGAGCGGCCTGCAGGTTCTCGAAGTCGCTGATATTTTCGATCGTGGCGCGCGTCACGGTCATATGACCGTTCAGAATATTGGCCGTGTGATAGCCCACCAGGCCGACGCCAGCGATGAGAACCACCAGAGGCACCACGAAAATAAGGACTTTGGTGACAATCCTGCGGCCTTGCAAAAGACGATCAATGAAAAACATACGGCGCCTCAACTGGATTATAAAAATCTCCGGCGAAGGCGGGATCGTCATTCCTGCTGCGCTGCGGTAGGTGCTTCTGCCTCATGCAAAACCGCTGAGAGCCTCGGGAAATAAGATTGAATAAGCATTAATTCCCGACCTAAAAGCCTTTGCAACGGCAAAAATATGCAACCATTGTATCATTCCGCGACCATAGCGCGAAAAAGTTACATCGATGACTGACAAATCTCCCGCAATGCACAATGGAATTTGACTGCCACTCAACCGATTTCGACCTCGGCCGAAACACAGCCGATTCCAATTTGTCGAAAACGGCGCTAATCCAGACGAGTATATCGGGGGACTCATCTTTCTCATGCGACTGACCAAGAATACGCAGGGCGCGCTCTTCATGGCGGCCTCCATGGCCGGCTTCTCCTGCAGCGATGCGCTGTCCAAGACGGTCATCGCCACGATGAACGCAGGCGAGATCATCTTCATCCGCGGCTTGTTCACGAGTTTTTTCGTCTACCTGCTCGCTCGACGAATGGGTGCCCTGCGCAATTGGCGCGTCATCCTGCAGCCAATGATTGCGCTGCGTATCGCCTGCGAAGCTCTGGCAGCGGCAACCTACATCACTGCCCTTGGAATGATGCCGATCGCCAATGCCTCCGCTATCCAGCAGGCAGTGCCGCTTGCCGTGACGCTTGGCGCGATGATTTTTTTGAAGGAGCCTGTAGGATGGAGGCGATGGACGGCCATTGCCGTCGGTTTCATCGGTGTGCTGATCATCATCAGGCCCGGCCGGGACGGATTCACGACGGCTGCCCTCCTTGCAATCGCCTGCATGTTTGCGACCGCCGCCCGCGATCTGGCGACACGCTGTATCGACAAGAATGTGCCGTCACTGATGGTCACGCTCTGCACCGCGATTTCCATTTCCATATTCGGCGCATTGTGCATCGTCCCCTTCGGCGGCTGGCAGCCGGTGAGCACGACATCGCTCCTGCAGATCCTGCTGGCTTCTATCCTGGTGCTGATCGGCTACCAGAGCGTTATCCTGGCCATGCGCACCGGCGAAATCTCTTTCGTCGCGCCGTTCCGCTATCTCAGTCTCATCTGGTCGGCCCTGCTCGGCCTGATCGCCTTTGGCGAAGTGCCGGACGGATGGTCTGTTTTCGGCGCTGCGGTTGTCATCGCCTCGGGCATCTATACTTTCTATCGCGAAAGCAAACGGCGGGCGGCCGAGCCCGTCGCGCAGGAATCAGAACCCCGCGTTCCCGCCTGAGGTCGAAATCATGTCCGACTTCATCCCCAACCCGGAAGATATTCCCGTCGTTCTGCTCGCGGGCGGCCGTTCCAGCCGCATGGGCGCGAATAAGGCCTTTGCACTACTCGCCGGCAAAAGCCTGCTGGCTCGTATCGCGTCGAAGATCGGGCGCCAGCAACGCAAACCGATCGCACTGAATGCGGATGCCGATTGGCCTGACATCATGGGGATGCGGCTCATTCCGGATAGAATTCCCGGTAAAGTAGGGCCGCTTGCAGGTGTGCTCGCCGCGCTGCAGGACGCGCGGTTGCGTTACCCTGAGGTCTCGCATATCGCCACCATCCCCATAGACAGC
The Rhizobium sp. 11515TR DNA segment above includes these coding regions:
- a CDS encoding methyl-accepting chemotaxis protein, producing the protein MFFIDRLLQGRRIVTKVLIFVVPLVVLIAGVGLVGYHTANILNGHMTVTRATIENISDFENLQAALQEFTGSPSEETRQALADKIDAQEQGVRRLSGLLSDDQRAKITPVTELAAKMRTQEATLWSIRQKQDGDIQTIQKAVQNIEATAKAAGKQIDIIRKDFSDKETFAKELLYDAAAYKGLSEKMSNLRIQVQMAADSTEEISDARTYADAILKQVTVSKALVSKRGASLVANASDAADKLDAVLKGSGTPDQKVEAMGPILQSFVKIEGEMTLQSAKNSDTAADRFVSLDKIIDGQKELLDHVDQALSLVDRLILHASRMENVRDAASREPVLADLKDLQSIAARISELGPTNATMRDFAAHMKPLIEGLTNGSADLLQTAADWKTTRVQSNTLLADAMTSLRGFVAQAQELGKEDSERSANVSVIAMIVGTLLAIIGGLMLVETLRGPLKRVADVMTRLASGDLEVAIDGRNRGDEIGDMVRSVSVFRDAALENVRLEREAESARALSAEEAARRAAERARIEAEQKQALNALADVLAKLADGNLEEGMREDLSADFVEMAFTYNHAVEALRETLTDVRYTAEEIKGGTGNLAMSADDLARRTEQQAAALEESSRALHRLSDVVRSTADRARQTATSVNETQAYATQSGEVVAKAVGAMSEINRSSEKIATIIGVIDEIAFQTNLLALNAGVEAARAGEAGRGFAVVAQEVRELAQRCANAAKEIKGLISASSTQVRNGVHLVEQTGAALTEIINHVTGVQRLVADISSATTEQSTGIEEVTRAVSEVELITQRNAAMVEENNAEIHGLRQRVDMLSEKIDRFRTGDGEAEHASYGNADARYRAA
- a CDS encoding DMT family transporter → MRLTKNTQGALFMAASMAGFSCSDALSKTVIATMNAGEIIFIRGLFTSFFVYLLARRMGALRNWRVILQPMIALRIACEALAAATYITALGMMPIANASAIQQAVPLAVTLGAMIFLKEPVGWRRWTAIAVGFIGVLIIIRPGRDGFTTAALLAIACMFATAARDLATRCIDKNVPSLMVTLCTAISISIFGALCIVPFGGWQPVSTTSLLQILLASILVLIGYQSVILAMRTGEISFVAPFRYLSLIWSALLGLIAFGEVPDGWSVFGAAVVIASGIYTFYRESKRRAAEPVAQESEPRVPA
- the mobA gene encoding molybdenum cofactor guanylyltransferase MobA — encoded protein: MSDFIPNPEDIPVVLLAGGRSSRMGANKAFALLAGKSLLARIASKIGRQQRKPIALNADADWPDIMGMRLIPDRIPGKVGPLAGVLAALQDARLRYPEVSHIATIPIDSPFFPSDLVQRLAHVIHGPDEIAIAASLGQDHPVFGLWPVSAAVDLEQWIPSDEKRRVRDFLARYKVRRVEFPAIETAIGALDPFFNINTPADLAEAETWLAALERTS